One genomic window of Arachis stenosperma cultivar V10309 chromosome 10, arast.V10309.gnm1.PFL2, whole genome shotgun sequence includes the following:
- the LOC130957487 gene encoding uncharacterized protein LOC130957487 → MDDVQTKDNDKAQLDLMKICRRPDLNLRRVDNVQWAKPKVAFALTKEQRQNVYRWVSELRFPDGYASNLSKCANISLGVLFAYPGSCKSSWVVVVKTKSRGHIESYDRTEGQELYQIDDPTTLKMVVDTSELITLSSAVTDDDIINLELQDNTLPQQDDDLEEEEVDMDKEEEDEFNDKKTISEEEDGETEEKDDEFE, encoded by the exons ATGGACGATGTGCAAACAAAAGATAACGATAAGGCACAGTTAGATTTGATGAAAATTTGCAGGCGGCCAGATCTAAACTTAAGGAGAGTTGATAATGTGCAATGGGCTAAACCAAAGGTGGCGTTCGCTCTAACAAAGGAGCAGAGGCAAAATGTTTATAGGTGGGTTAGCGAATTGAGGTTTCCTGATGGTTACGCCTCTAACTTGAGCAAGTGTGCAAACATATCACTAG GTGTACTTTTTGCTTATCCGGGTTCATGTAAGTCTAGTTGGGTGGTTGTGGTTAAGACTAAGTCAAGAGGCCACATCGAGTCTTATGATAGGACAGAGGGTCAGGAACTTTACCAGATTGATGACCCAACCACTTTGAAAATGGTGGTTGATACCAGTGAACTGATTACCCTTAGCTCTGCTGTTACGGATGATGATATCATTAACCTTGAATTACAGGACAACACACTACCACAACAGGACGACGatcttgaagaagaagaggtcGACATGGATAAAGAGGAGGAAGACGAGTTCAATGATAAGAAAACTATCTCAGAAGAAGAGGATGGTGAAACAGAGGAAAAAGATGATGAATTTGAATAG